Proteins encoded within one genomic window of Humulus lupulus chromosome 1, drHumLupu1.1, whole genome shotgun sequence:
- the LOC133795980 gene encoding protein transport protein SEC24 B-like isoform X1, with translation MILLLFLEPLMLIVLDVQDVYTPLQTDVLVSLSEYRQHLELLLESIPTMFQNSKTAKSAFGAAIKFCHQLALELFLPKKLKEELMYLRERRVKVSHTLLIYHLVCPFYE, from the exons ATGATTTTACTACTATTTTTAGAG CCATTAATGCTAATAGTTCTTGATGTACAAGATGTCTATACTCCCTTACAGACAGATGTTCTTGTTTCTCTATCTGAG TACCGCCAGCATTTAGAGTTATTGCTGGAAAGCATTCCAACCATGTTTCAGAATAGTAAAACTGCCAAATCAGCGTTTGGTGCTGCAATTAAG TTTTGCCATCAACTGGCATTGGAGCTCTTTCTGCCAAAGAAGCTGAAGGAAGAGCTAATGTATCTGCGAGAGAGAAGGGTAAAAGTGTCACACACGCTTCTCATATATCATTTGGTTTGTCCTTTTTATGAATAA
- the LOC133795980 gene encoding protein transport protein SEC24 B-like isoform X2 codes for MILLLFLEPLMLIVLDVQDVYTPLQTDVLVSLSEYRQHLELLLESIPTMFQNSKTAKSAFGAAIKAKIWLSCTITSIPGGMKKLISTSMIRSRQCETLTFSRISAW; via the exons ATGATTTTACTACTATTTTTAGAG CCATTAATGCTAATAGTTCTTGATGTACAAGATGTCTATACTCCCTTACAGACAGATGTTCTTGTTTCTCTATCTGAG TACCGCCAGCATTTAGAGTTATTGCTGGAAAGCATTCCAACCATGTTTCAGAATAGTAAAACTGCCAAATCAGCGTTTGGTGCTGCAATTAAG GCCAAAATTTGGCTCTCTTgtacaatcacaagcatacctgGGGGAATGAAGAAGCTTATCTCAACTTCAATGATTAGAAGTAGACAATGTGAGACACTGACTTTCAGTCGGATTTCTGCATGGTGA